In Zalophus californianus isolate mZalCal1 chromosome 4, mZalCal1.pri.v2, whole genome shotgun sequence, the following proteins share a genomic window:
- the AADACL4 gene encoding LOW QUALITY PROTEIN: arylacetamide deacetylase-like 4 (The sequence of the model RefSeq protein was modified relative to this genomic sequence to represent the inferred CDS: inserted 3 bases in 2 codons; deleted 1 base in 1 codon; substituted 1 base at 1 genomic stop codon) translates to MGQISADIPSTLQHPTKLRFLHCMFPDMVTLAKILEKLGICSMLRFLQLLQSGIRIKKXDLYFGTIPVRLFQPKAASSGHRRGIIFLPGGSGFMGSLDFYHNLCSLLVLEVDSVLLLVGYRQLPDHHYPSIFQDCPHTSIHFLKALKTYGVDPSRXVIRGDSIGGGSVASVAQSLVGRSDLPQIRAQVLIYPVTQVINLQLPSHWPNXNILFFSREFMMICMFKYMVIDFHWWDAISNGAFIPPEVWRKYPKWLSPDNIPRRLKKPGYKPLFPSPFNEAAYLENGHLLDVANTPLLRDDETVTQLPAAFLVSCEHDILRDDTLLYMKRLEDQGVPVMWYHVEDGFHGSLMFFDKKFFSFPCSLKIINAVISYIKSIE, encoded by the exons GCAAAAATATTGGAGAAGCTGGGAATTTGCTCCATGCTCAGATTTCTCCAGTTATTGCAAAGTGgtataagaataaagaa agaccTGTATTTTGGGACCATACCGGTGAGGCTGTTCCAGCCCAAAGCAGCATCCTCTGGCCACCGGCGAGGCATCATCTTCCTCCCTGGAGGAAGTGGGttcatggggagcctgg ACTTCTACCACAACCTGTGCAGTCTGCTGGTCCTAGAGGTGGACTCCGTGCTGCTGTTGGTTGG GTACCGCCAGCTTCCTGATCACCACTACCCCAGCATTTTCCAAGACTGCCCGCACACCTCCATTCACTTCCTAAAGGCCCTGAAAACCTATGGGGTGGACCCCTCCA TCGTGATCCGTGGAGACAGCATTGGGGGTGGGAGTGTGGCCTCTGTCGCCCAGTCCCTGGTGGGAAGATCAGATCTTCCCCAGATCAGGGCCCAGGTCCTGATTTATCCAGTGACTCAGGTCATCAATTTGCAGCTGCCGTCCCACTGGCCAAACTGAAACATCCTGTTCTTC TCCCGGGAGTTCATGATGATATGTATGTTCAAATATATGGTTATCGACTTTCATTGGTGGGATGCCATCTCCAACGGTGCTTTCATACCCCCGGAAGTCTGGAGAAAGTACCCAAAGTGGCTCAGCCCCGACAACATCCCCAGGAGATTAAAAAAACCAGGCTACAAACCTCTGTTTCCCAGCCCTTTTAACGAGGCCGCCTACCTGGAAAATGGACATCTTTTGGATGTAGCAAATACCCCTCTGCTAAGGGATGATGAGACCGTCACTCAGCTTCCCGCAGCCTTCCTGGTGAGCTGTGAGCATGACATCCTCCGCGATGACACCTTGCTCTATATGAAGCGTTTGGAGGACCAGGGGGTCCCCGTGATGTGGTATCATGTGGAAGATGGCTTTCATGGGTCCTTGATGTTTTTTGATAAgaagtttttctctttcccatgcTCCCTGAAAATTATAAACGCTGTCATCAGTTATATAAAAAGCATAGAGTAA
- the LOC113935678 gene encoding thymosin beta-4, whose amino-acid sequence MSDKPDMAEIEKFDKSKLKKTETQEKNPLPSKETIEQEKQAGES is encoded by the coding sequence ATGTCTGACAAACCCGATATGGCTGAGATTGAGAAATTCGATAAGtcgaaattgaagaagacagaaacgCAAGAGAAAAATCCACTGCCTTCAAAAGAAACGATTGAACAGGAGAAGCAAGCCGGCGAATCGTAA
- the AADACL3 gene encoding arylacetamide deacetylase-like 3, which produces MVVLLLLLQAACVFSLGVGLWVICSHFLTADIPAAISHPVKLRVLHCLFQLLVTWGMIFEKLRICSMPQFVRFIHDLVPLKEDPDVVVTDLLYGTIPVKLYQPKVSSNTLRVGIVFYHGGGAVVGSLRTHHTICSHLSKKSDSVVLAVGYRKLPQHKFPVALRDCIAATTHFLKSLNMYGVDPDRVVVCGDSVGGGMATAICQRFLGSPDLPKIRAQILIYASLQVLDFQLPSYQQNKNVPMASRDFAFYCFCTLLDIKPSWKSTIMKGAHLPAEFWEKYRKWLGAENIPERFKKRAYQPMPSEPLNESAYLETSLALDLVSSPLIAEDEVVAQLPEAFIVSCEYDILRDDSLLYKKRLEDLGVPVTWHHMEDGFHGVLSTLDMGYLHFPCSTRILDAMVQFLKGL; this is translated from the exons ATGGTTGTCCTGCTCCTGCTTCTGCAGGCAGCCTGTGTGTTCTCGTTGGGGGTTGGGCTGTGGGTCATCTGCAGCCATTTCCTCACTGCGGACATCCCTGCGGCCATCAGCCACCCAGTGAAACTGCGGGTCTTGCATTGCCTTTTCCAGCTGTTGGTGACGTGG GGGATGATTTTTGAGAAACTGAGAATCTGCTCTATGCCCCAATTTGTCCGTTTCATTCATGATCTGGTGCCACTAAAGGAGGATCCGGATGTCGTGGTCACAGATCTCCTCTACGGGACAATCCCTGTGAAACTGTACCAGCCCAAGGTGTCCTCCAACACCCTCAGGGTTGGCATCGTGTTCTACCATGGTGGCGGGGCAGTCGTAGGAAGCCTGA GAACCCACCATACCATATGCAGTCATTTGTCCAAGAAGAGTGATTCGGTGGTTCTAGCAGTTGG ATACCGCAAGTTGCCCCAGCATAAGTTCCCGGTGGCGCTAAGAGACTGCATTGCAGCCACGACCCACTTCCTGAAGTCCCTGAACATGTATGGGGTGGATCCAGATCGGGTGGTGGTCTGTGGTGACAGCGTGGGAGGGGGAATGGCAACGGCAATTTGTCAAAGATTTTTGGGCTCTCCAGATCTCCCCAAAATCCGTGCCCAGATCCTGATCTATGCCAGTCTCCAAGTTCTGGATTTCCAGCTCCCCTCCTATCAGCAGAACAAGAATGTCCCAATGGCCAGTCGAGACTTCGCCTTCTACTGTTTTTGTACTTTACTGGACATCAAGCCCTCCTGGAAAAGCACCATCATGAAAGGCGCCCATTTGCCTGCTGAATTCTGGGAAAAGTATAGGAAGTGGTTGGGTGCAGAAAACATCCCGGAGAGGTTTAAGAAGAGAGCCTACCAGCCGATGCCCTCTGAGCCCCTGAATGAGTCTGCCTATCTGGAGACAAGCCTGGCTCTGGATTTGGTGAGCTCACCCCTGATTGCAGAAGATGAAGTCGTGGCTCAGCTCCCTGAAGCTTTCATCGTGAGCTGTGAGTATGACATTCTCCGGGATGATTCGCTGTTGTACAAGAAGCGTTTGGAGGACTTGGGAGTCCCAGTGACTTGGCACCACATGGAGGATGGTTTCCATGGAGTGCTTAGCACCTTAGATATGGGCTATTTGCACTTTCCCTGCTCCACGAGGATTCTGGATGCCATGGTTCAGTTTCTAAAGGGGTTGTGA